In one Mucilaginibacter ginsenosidivorax genomic region, the following are encoded:
- a CDS encoding helix-turn-helix domain-containing protein, whose product MDRIPVRHISATQKEPDTTALFNIWALDELLAGTDMVQELHRHDFFYILALKNGSGHHDIDFTHYQICDNTIFFMRPGQVHQLVLKAGSTGYLMQFSAGFYFLNDKAADHVLRKAGSINHYRPGDKGFQKLFNSLAYILQEYTDRHLYYQETIRANMDIFFIGLIRLQPANAVSSASMHTQAQLEKLLTLLDTHVFTHKQVAYYADMLNLSAYQLNIITTTTLGKTCSQVINEHIVLEAKRYLLATANQVNQIAGLLGYQDASYFIRFFKKHTGHSPEAFRHNFS is encoded by the coding sequence ATGGACAGAATCCCGGTAAGACACATCAGTGCCACACAAAAAGAACCCGATACTACCGCTTTATTCAATATCTGGGCGCTTGATGAATTGCTTGCCGGTACAGATATGGTTCAGGAACTTCACCGGCACGATTTTTTTTACATCCTTGCCCTAAAAAACGGAAGCGGCCATCATGATATTGATTTTACGCATTATCAAATTTGCGACAATACCATTTTTTTTATGCGGCCGGGCCAGGTACATCAATTGGTATTAAAGGCCGGCAGCACGGGATACCTGATGCAATTTAGCGCCGGGTTTTATTTTTTGAACGATAAGGCAGCTGATCATGTGTTACGAAAAGCTGGCAGCATCAATCATTATCGACCCGGCGACAAAGGTTTTCAAAAACTATTCAATAGCCTGGCTTATATTTTACAGGAGTATACCGATAGGCACTTGTACTACCAGGAAACAATTAGGGCCAACATGGATATCTTTTTTATCGGCTTGATAAGGTTGCAGCCCGCCAATGCCGTCAGCAGCGCCAGCATGCACACGCAGGCACAGCTCGAAAAATTATTGACCCTTTTAGATACCCATGTTTTCACACACAAACAGGTAGCCTATTATGCCGATATGCTCAACTTATCCGCCTATCAGCTTAACATCATTACCACTACCACTTTGGGTAAAACCTGTTCGCAAGTAATTAATGAACATATCGTGCTCGAGGCTAAGCGATACCTTTTGGCCACAGCCAACCAGGTAAATCAAATTGCCGGCCTGTTGGGCTATCAGGATGCATCGTATTTTATCAGGTTTTTTAAAAAACACACCGGGCATTCGCCCGAAGCTTTCAGGCATAATTTTAGTTAA
- a CDS encoding RICIN domain-containing protein, whose amino-acid sequence MKTKLLSLFCLFCLLPFWSCRKSGNPAATATDSVKTGKSSKLKVAAVSPFIHPGLLHTEADFIRMQTMVTASTEPWLSGWNKLTANSHSLSTYVMKGPVDTVYRGSGSPENYSKLYNDIAAAYQNALRWKINGDVACGNNAVAIMNAWSSTLVAISGSADRWLAAGIYGYEFANAAEIMRSYSGWAAADFTRFKTMMLTVFYPMNHDFLVNHNGACITNYWANWDLCSMASILSIGILCDDATKYNEAVTYFKTGAGNGAIDHAVPFLYTGGLGQGQESGRDQGHQCLDISLLGAFCQMAYNQGDDLFGYETNKALAVCEYTASYNLGNTVPFTTYNWGSGTTCAANSQTVISASGRGDIRPSWELIYNHFANVAGVTATYSAQYASNIRPEGGGGDYGSTSGGYDQLGFGTLTYTTTTQPIANGTYHLVNRASGKYLDNLGATANAANVGQWASSTSGNQKWVLSYSGGYYKLTCVSSSKCLDSNANTADGSNVTQWASGTSPNQQWIIVPVGSYYKVVNRANGKCLDTGGGTANGSIMQFWGSNTSLNQQWSIAP is encoded by the coding sequence ATGAAAACAAAATTGCTATCTCTGTTTTGTCTTTTTTGCCTGCTGCCTTTCTGGAGCTGCAGAAAATCAGGTAACCCGGCCGCGACTGCCACCGACAGTGTTAAAACTGGTAAATCATCCAAACTAAAGGTCGCCGCTGTCAGCCCATTTATCCATCCGGGCCTGTTGCATACCGAGGCCGATTTCATCCGTATGCAAACCATGGTAACAGCAAGTACCGAGCCCTGGCTTTCGGGCTGGAATAAGCTTACTGCAAATTCCCACTCCCTGTCTACCTATGTCATGAAGGGCCCGGTTGATACCGTATACCGGGGATCGGGCTCGCCTGAAAATTATTCCAAGCTGTATAACGATATTGCGGCAGCGTATCAAAATGCACTGCGGTGGAAAATTAATGGCGATGTGGCCTGTGGCAATAATGCCGTGGCTATTATGAACGCCTGGTCATCTACACTCGTAGCGATATCCGGTAGTGCCGATAGGTGGCTTGCTGCGGGCATTTACGGCTATGAGTTTGCCAATGCCGCCGAAATTATGCGCTCATACAGCGGCTGGGCAGCGGCCGACTTTACCAGGTTTAAAACCATGATGCTTACCGTGTTTTACCCCATGAACCACGATTTCCTGGTGAACCACAACGGGGCCTGCATCACCAATTACTGGGCAAACTGGGATTTGTGCAGCATGGCTTCAATCCTGTCTATCGGCATTCTGTGCGACGATGCCACCAAATACAATGAAGCTGTTACTTATTTCAAAACCGGCGCCGGTAATGGCGCAATAGACCATGCCGTACCTTTTTTATATACAGGCGGGCTTGGCCAGGGCCAGGAAAGCGGCCGCGACCAGGGGCACCAGTGCCTTGATATCTCCTTACTTGGCGCATTTTGCCAAATGGCCTACAACCAGGGCGATGACCTGTTTGGCTACGAAACCAACAAGGCGCTGGCAGTATGCGAATATACGGCCAGTTATAACCTGGGCAATACCGTACCATTTACAACTTACAACTGGGGCAGCGGTACTACCTGCGCGGCAAATTCGCAAACGGTAATTTCGGCATCAGGCCGGGGAGATATCCGGCCGTCCTGGGAGTTGATTTATAACCATTTTGCCAATGTAGCCGGGGTTACAGCTACCTATAGTGCCCAGTACGCGAGTAATATAAGGCCCGAAGGCGGTGGAGGCGATTATGGCAGCACAAGCGGCGGATACGACCAATTGGGATTTGGTACCCTTACGTATACAACAACCACCCAACCAATTGCCAATGGTACTTATCATCTCGTGAACCGGGCAAGCGGCAAATACCTGGATAACCTTGGCGCTACTGCTAATGCTGCCAATGTAGGGCAATGGGCCAGCAGTACGTCGGGTAACCAAAAATGGGTGCTATCCTATAGCGGCGGCTATTACAAGCTTACCTGTGTTTCAAGCAGTAAATGTTTGGATAGTAATGCCAATACTGCCGATGGCTCCAACGTTACCCAGTGGGCAAGCGGAACCTCGCCAAATCAGCAATGGATAATAGTGCCCGTTGGGTCGTACTATAAAGTGGTAAACCGAGCCAATGGCAAATGCCTTGATACCGGCGGCGGTACTGCTAATGGCTCTATTATGCAATTCTGGGGTAGCAATACCAGCTTAAACCAGCAGTGGTCTATTGCGCCTTGA
- a CDS encoding RNA polymerase sigma factor produces MGTNINYNYPFFMNMNDQLAIRWEKTRQGDVSEFGAIHHELYPVLYHYVLKITRDEIVSQDLVQELFIKMWERRERLGPIYNVRVYFFKAARSLALNYFKSQKNHLPIAEDQREIDLAFSQEEIWVNGENDVEFNRLLTLALNALPKRQKEMVHLKYFDGWTYEQIAEVTGINYQSVVNHVHRAMQQLRTNLVDDKRVQSCRIAV; encoded by the coding sequence GTGGGAACCAATATCAATTATAACTATCCATTTTTTATGAACATGAATGACCAGTTGGCCATACGTTGGGAAAAAACCCGGCAGGGCGATGTCAGTGAATTTGGCGCTATTCATCACGAACTGTACCCGGTACTTTATCACTATGTGCTGAAAATTACCCGAGATGAAATTGTATCGCAAGACCTGGTTCAGGAGTTGTTCATAAAAATGTGGGAACGCAGGGAAAGGCTTGGGCCTATATACAACGTAAGGGTTTACTTTTTTAAGGCGGCCCGCTCACTTGCGCTCAACTATTTTAAGAGCCAGAAGAACCATTTACCAATAGCCGAAGACCAGCGCGAAATTGACCTGGCTTTTTCGCAGGAAGAGATTTGGGTGAACGGCGAAAATGATGTGGAGTTCAACAGGTTATTAACACTTGCGCTGAATGCCTTACCCAAAAGGCAAAAGGAAATGGTACATTTAAAATATTTTGACGGCTGGACGTATGAGCAAATAGCCGAGGTAACCGGGATAAATTACCAATCGGTAGTAAACCACGTACACCGGGCTATGCAACAGTTGCGCACCAATTTGGTAGATGATAAAAGGGTGCAATCCTGCCGTATCGCGGTTTGA
- a CDS encoding class I SAM-dependent methyltransferase — MEQTWDEQYKQLWDDRYKKEEYAYGKAPDAFFEQWLKKFEPGLILMPADGEGRNGVFAATLGWQVTAFDLSAEGKAKALQLALQRGVSLAYLVGDLQQLTFNEESFDVIGLIFAHFAAEKKSQFHQKLDRCLKPGGIVIFEAFSKNNLQLSLNNPHIGGPKDIDMLFSKENLVADFKDYEILLLEEEEYILNESSYHNGKGLVIRFVGRKPLTSK, encoded by the coding sequence ATGGAACAAACCTGGGACGAACAATACAAACAACTGTGGGACGACCGCTATAAAAAAGAAGAGTATGCTTACGGAAAAGCTCCCGATGCTTTTTTTGAACAATGGCTTAAAAAATTTGAACCTGGCCTAATACTCATGCCTGCCGATGGTGAAGGCCGTAACGGGGTTTTTGCTGCTACCCTGGGCTGGCAGGTAACGGCATTTGACCTGAGCGCCGAAGGCAAAGCCAAGGCCCTGCAATTGGCGCTGCAACGTGGTGTAAGCCTGGCCTACCTTGTGGGCGATTTGCAGCAATTAACCTTTAATGAGGAATCTTTTGATGTAATAGGACTTATATTTGCGCACTTTGCGGCCGAAAAAAAATCGCAGTTTCACCAAAAATTGGATAGATGCCTGAAGCCCGGTGGGATAGTGATATTTGAGGCATTTAGCAAAAACAACCTGCAACTTAGTTTAAATAATCCTCATATTGGCGGTCCAAAGGACATCGACATGTTGTTTTCAAAGGAAAACCTTGTAGCCGATTTTAAAGATTACGAGATATTGTTGCTGGAAGAAGAAGAATATATTTTAAACGAAAGCAGTTACCACAACGGTAAAGGATTGGTGATAAGGTTTGTTGGCCGGAAGCCTTTAACCTCAAAATAG
- a CDS encoding tetratricopeptide repeat-containing sensor histidine kinase, with the protein MNTKIWLSILSLFLCNLCLAYRFEAKPDSLRNELLKSIAAKKQVNDTAVINDLNKLAVAYTSYYPDSTIYYGQKATQISRTINYSTGIADGLLAVTTVYISQAKYDIVLKYIKESLALYTQAKNVLGISDCYKLYGDLYYQLSDYQKALSFYNKALPIKLAINDLPGLSRLYLSIGNNYDNLGHSSAALDYYFKALNIDTKLRNKKKISADYNNIGVVLQSMEIYPQALTYFTEALQTWTQMQSDGGISVAKQNIGEVLMAQGKYDNAIKYLNDALAIDQKQDDKDGISTCNSDLAVCYIRKKQNQKALGYLQLALKVATDNKMDYNKVIALINTALFYNVNHDYAKAYGFALQAKTLADHIGSVLLRTNAAVQLIETLGGLKLYKEAYAAQRDFDNMKRTFRKDESVQKFTLYITQYNYAEKQRQQLLQQKANALLYQQKLHDKDLLNIIFFIIITAVLLMAFLYYRQKQQQLKINTQLKLKNNEVLEQKVNIDEQAEKLNDLNKLKDKLISILAHDLRSPLSTLRGLFDLLSDESISHQEMLEMIPSVIRKLDYTSDFLDTLLFWINSQLENFNASGKSFSIDDIIQSEIKNHTEQASFKGITVIYGGNKELLALADPNSIRIVVRNLITNAIKFSGAGDVIEISATEQDENVLVTITDTGMGMPPARANKLFKSQVDSKSGTLNESGTGMGLLLCKDLVEKCKGRIWVTSKEGIGTKFSFVIPLQPTATMAPTEAG; encoded by the coding sequence ATGAATACCAAAATATGGCTTAGTATTTTATCGCTTTTTTTATGCAATTTGTGCTTGGCCTATCGTTTTGAAGCAAAACCGGATAGCCTCCGAAACGAATTACTCAAATCCATTGCGGCCAAAAAGCAGGTAAATGATACGGCAGTTATAAACGATTTAAATAAACTGGCTGTAGCCTATACCTCATACTATCCGGATAGCACTATTTATTACGGGCAAAAGGCAACACAGATTTCGCGCACTATAAACTACAGCACCGGCATTGCCGATGGGTTGCTGGCCGTTACAACGGTATACATCAGCCAGGCTAAATACGATATCGTATTAAAGTATATTAAAGAAAGTTTGGCGCTTTACACCCAGGCAAAAAACGTATTAGGCATTAGCGATTGTTATAAGCTTTACGGCGATTTGTACTACCAGCTAAGCGATTATCAAAAGGCATTAAGTTTTTACAATAAGGCGCTGCCAATTAAGCTTGCTATTAATGATTTGCCCGGCCTATCGCGCTTATATTTAAGCATAGGCAACAATTATGATAACCTTGGTCACTCATCCGCTGCCCTTGATTACTATTTTAAGGCCCTCAACATCGATACAAAGCTTCGTAATAAAAAGAAAATATCGGCAGATTACAATAACATTGGTGTTGTTTTGCAAAGTATGGAGATTTATCCCCAGGCCTTAACCTACTTTACCGAGGCCCTGCAAACCTGGACGCAGATGCAATCCGACGGTGGCATTAGCGTAGCCAAACAAAACATCGGCGAAGTATTAATGGCCCAGGGAAAGTATGACAACGCTATTAAATACCTTAACGATGCCCTGGCTATTGACCAAAAGCAGGACGACAAGGACGGTATAAGTACCTGTAATAGCGATTTGGCAGTTTGTTATATTCGTAAAAAACAAAATCAAAAAGCTTTAGGCTACCTGCAGCTTGCGCTAAAAGTAGCTACGGATAATAAAATGGACTACAACAAGGTAATTGCTTTGATTAATACGGCCCTGTTTTATAATGTAAACCACGATTACGCTAAAGCTTACGGTTTTGCCCTGCAGGCCAAAACACTTGCCGACCATATTGGCAGCGTTTTGCTGCGCACGAATGCCGCTGTTCAATTAATTGAAACCCTTGGCGGGCTTAAATTATACAAAGAAGCATATGCCGCCCAAAGAGATTTTGACAACATGAAGCGTACTTTCCGTAAAGATGAAAGTGTTCAAAAGTTTACCCTGTACATTACCCAATATAACTATGCCGAAAAACAGCGGCAGCAATTATTGCAGCAAAAGGCAAATGCCCTGCTCTATCAGCAAAAACTACATGATAAAGACCTGCTAAACATTATATTTTTTATAATTATAACCGCTGTATTGTTAATGGCTTTCCTGTATTACCGGCAAAAGCAACAGCAGTTAAAAATAAACACCCAGCTTAAACTCAAAAACAATGAAGTTTTGGAGCAAAAAGTGAATATAGACGAACAGGCCGAAAAGCTGAACGATTTGAATAAACTGAAAGATAAGCTGATATCCATATTGGCGCATGACCTGCGGTCGCCGCTGAGTACATTGCGCGGTTTGTTCGATCTGTTGTCTGACGAATCTATCAGCCACCAGGAAATGCTGGAGATGATCCCATCTGTAATACGAAAGCTCGATTACACGTCCGACTTTCTTGATACACTTTTATTCTGGATCAACAGCCAGCTCGAGAATTTCAATGCATCTGGAAAAAGTTTTTCAATAGATGATATTATCCAGTCGGAAATTAAAAACCATACCGAACAGGCCTCGTTTAAAGGTATTACCGTGATATATGGCGGCAATAAAGAACTACTGGCCCTGGCCGACCCGAACTCGATAAGGATAGTTGTCAGGAACTTAATTACCAACGCCATCAAGTTTTCGGGTGCGGGTGATGTTATAGAAATATCTGCCACTGAGCAGGACGAAAACGTACTGGTGACAATAACCGATACCGGTATGGGTATGCCGCCCGCCAGGGCTAATAAGCTATTTAAAAGCCAGGTGGATAGCAAGAGTGGCACACTCAACGAATCGGGAACAGGTATGGGGCTGTTGCTTTGTAAAGACCTGGTCGAAAAATGCAAAGGCCGTATCTGGGTAACCAGCAAAGAGGGTATTGGTACCAAATTTAGTTTTGTTATCCCCCTGCAACCAACGGCTACGATGGCACCAACCGAGGCCGGTTAG
- a CDS encoding 3-keto-disaccharide hydrolase — MKNTRYFFIFSCLLLLGCTGAKKLADAGNDGKGWNKLFNGTDIKDWFVKINHHLVGENYGNTFRVEDGIIKIRYDQYGEFDNQFGHLYYKTPFSHFKLRFEYRFVGKQQKGAPDYTLLNSGVMFHSQDPRTMLKDQDWPISIEMQLLGGLGDGKPRPTGNMCSPGTDVVYKGRIWPDHCISSTSKTYDGDQWVKGELIVLGNKLVTHIINGDTVLQYSKPSIGGGVANGYDPKYKQDGKLLSSGFVALQSEGQPVDFRNIEIKQLPDTDD, encoded by the coding sequence ATGAAAAACACACGCTATTTTTTTATATTTTCCTGTTTGCTATTACTTGGCTGTACCGGGGCTAAAAAGCTGGCCGATGCCGGTAACGATGGCAAAGGCTGGAACAAGCTTTTTAATGGAACCGATATAAAGGATTGGTTTGTAAAGATTAACCATCACCTGGTTGGCGAAAACTATGGCAATACATTTAGGGTAGAAGATGGTATCATTAAGATAAGGTATGATCAGTATGGCGAGTTTGACAATCAATTTGGCCACCTGTATTACAAAACGCCATTTTCGCACTTTAAACTGCGGTTTGAGTATCGTTTTGTTGGCAAACAGCAAAAAGGCGCACCCGACTACACCCTGCTTAACAGCGGTGTTATGTTTCATTCACAAGACCCCAGGACCATGCTTAAAGACCAGGATTGGCCGATATCAATAGAAATGCAGTTATTGGGCGGCCTTGGCGACGGAAAACCGAGGCCAACCGGCAATATGTGCTCGCCTGGTACCGATGTGGTTTATAAAGGGAGGATTTGGCCCGACCATTGCATCAGTTCGACATCGAAAACCTATGATGGCGATCAATGGGTAAAAGGCGAACTGATTGTTCTGGGCAACAAATTAGTTACGCATATTATCAATGGCGATACCGTGCTGCAATACTCCAAACCCTCTATTGGAGGCGGCGTGGCCAATGGTTACGACCCTAAATATAAACAGGACGGAAAGTTATTAAGCAGCGGCTTTGTTGCCTTACAAAGTGAGGGTCAACCGGTTGATTTCAGGAATATCGAGATTAAACAGCTGCCGGATACAGACGATTAA
- a CDS encoding LacI family DNA-binding transcriptional regulator produces MKKLVIKDIAEQLQVSKSTISFVLNGKARQHGISIKLENKILKYVEKVGYQPSRIAVGLSTGKSKTIGMLVEDISDPFFSSIARVVERSALSSGYRVIYGSTENDTVQAIDLLQAFRNHNVDGYIIAPPPGTENYIRELVADGFPVVVFDRDVPGLDCDKVLIDNFNGALQAVEHLVDRQFKNIAMVTLLSKQNQMEERANGYLKALNDSGLVQRIKQIPYDLEKSKCVEQIRRFLAGQKAIDAVFFSTNYLALGGIEAIRQLGLQVARDIGIVVFDDNTNFELFSPPISAVAQPVKQIGEQVTEIMLSRLQSNTPAAFQRIVLKTNFIARESTLSQPLKANVF; encoded by the coding sequence ATGAAGAAATTAGTTATAAAAGATATTGCCGAACAATTACAAGTATCAAAATCGACTATTTCATTTGTTTTAAATGGCAAAGCACGGCAACATGGCATTAGTATCAAACTCGAAAATAAAATATTAAAGTATGTTGAAAAGGTAGGCTATCAGCCAAGCCGCATAGCTGTTGGGCTTAGTACCGGCAAAAGCAAAACCATAGGTATGCTTGTTGAGGATATTTCGGACCCGTTTTTTTCTTCAATTGCCCGCGTTGTCGAACGGTCGGCCCTTTCTTCGGGTTATAGGGTTATTTATGGCAGTACCGAGAATGATACCGTACAGGCTATTGACCTCTTGCAGGCCTTTCGCAACCATAATGTCGACGGATATATCATCGCTCCACCGCCCGGAACTGAAAATTATATCCGGGAGCTGGTAGCCGATGGTTTCCCTGTTGTTGTATTTGACCGCGATGTGCCCGGCCTCGACTGCGATAAGGTGCTGATTGATAATTTTAACGGGGCTTTACAGGCGGTCGAGCACCTGGTAGACCGGCAGTTTAAAAATATTGCCATGGTAACGCTGTTGTCAAAGCAAAACCAGATGGAAGAGCGTGCCAATGGTTATTTAAAGGCGTTGAATGATTCCGGGCTGGTGCAAAGGATTAAACAAATACCCTATGATCTTGAAAAATCAAAATGTGTAGAACAAATCCGGAGATTCCTGGCAGGCCAAAAGGCTATCGACGCCGTGTTTTTTTCGACCAATTACCTTGCCCTGGGTGGTATAGAAGCTATCAGGCAACTTGGCCTGCAGGTTGCCAGGGACATCGGTATCGTAGTTTTTGATGATAATACCAATTTCGAACTATTTAGCCCGCCCATTTCGGCTGTTGCCCAGCCCGTAAAACAAATAGGGGAGCAGGTAACCGAAATAATGCTGAGCAGGCTGCAATCAAATACTCCCGCTGCTTTTCAGCGGATAGTGCTTAAAACCAATTTTATAGCAAGAGAATCCACATTAAGCCAACCGCTTAAAGCCAACGTGTTTTAA